The window TTTTCCGGAATGGATCTCGATGACGCGTTGAGGAAATTTCAAGCTCAGATAAAAGTGCAAGGAGAAGCCCAAAAAGTGGAAAGACTTATTGAGGCTTTCAGGTATGTGATTGTAGTTAGGGTTAGGTTATGGCATTAACACTAATAATGGGCCTTGGTAACATAAAAAACCTATTGTTCCTATTGTGCTGTCAGAGTTGCTCATCTATCAGCCATTTTATAGTGGCATCAAACATGGCTCAACATATCAGACTTTAGATCTGGTACaatgtgtttataaaacatgttttatctATCCCTCAATATTTGTACTCAAACTCTATTTCTCTCTCTGCATCTGTCTTGTAGCCAGAGGTACTGTGTTTGTAATCCAGCGCTGGTAAGACAGTTCCAGAACCCAGACACCATCTTCATCCTAGCATTTGCCATCATCCTCCTCAACACAGACATGTACAGCCCTAATATCAAAGCGGAGAGGAAGATGAAGCTGGacgatttcatcaaaaacttgcGAGGTGGTAttcaaatctctctctctctctttcaagcAAGTAGGCTGTCAAGTGGGCAACTACAAACACAGTCTCAATCTGCTTTAAAATGTGACATGTAACTGTCAAGGATTTTGCAAGTACACTAAATCTCTTCTTGTGTGCATGtcatttctttctctctcagggGTGGATAATGGTCAGGACATCCCACGTGATTTACTAGTTGGAATCTACCAGCGCATTCAGAAGTGGGAACTGAGGACCAATGATGACCATGTTTCTCAGGTCCAAGCGGTGGAGAGAGTCATTGTGGGCAAGAAACCTGTGAGTACTACTGAGACGAttatcaaattaaaagtttttttggATTAGAACCTTTGAGAATAGTGAATGTTTAAGAACTTAATTATACTTTTGACCTGTTTGATGAACAATTTGTAATATAGTTCCAAAGgaaatgtaaatatttgctCTTTGTGTAGGTTCTGTCTCTGCCTCACCGCAGACTGGTGTGCTGCTGTCAGCTCTATGAAGTCCCGGACACCAACCGCCCTCAAAGGTCTGGAGTCCACCAGAGAGAGGTCTTCCTGTTCAACGATCTGCTTGTGGTAATGTCAATAACATACATCAATTAATAATGTGTGCAAAATGAATTGGTCCCAAGCAGTTTTAGCAACATCTCTTCAGcatgaatgtgttttgtaaGGTTACTACACTTTAAAATGCTTAGTGGCTCATTTTCTTTGTTATTATTTTGCAAGGTTACAAAGATCTTCCAGAAGAAGAAAACCTCTGTAACATACAGTTTCAGACAGTCCTTCCCTCTGGTGGAGATGCAGGTTCACATGTTCCAGAACTCCTgtaagattttaatttttgtcttTCTTATATACGCACTagagttcaaaagtttagggtgaATGagatttttattatgtttttgaaaaatatttcttaTGCTCACCCAGACTACATTTATGtgctcaaaaatacagcaatattgtgaaatattactataattttaaataagtgcattctattttattacattataaaatgtaacttatttttgtgatggcaaagctgaattttcagcagccatgaTTACTcaagttttcagtgtcacatgatctttcagaaatcattctttttTAAGgaatctttgatgaatagaaaaagtaaagtaaaagtaaaaaaacagcattattttaaatagaaatcttttaacattataaatgtttttacgcTTTTTCATCAGTTTAATatgaacttttgaatgatagtgtataaAGAAAAAAGATGATAACATTAGATGTCATATTCAGACTACATAGAACTAGTTTAGAGTTTTCTCAAGATGctgtaaattattataatcataataattatattCATCAATATTAATTTTTCTTAATCTCtaaaatcatcatttaaacTTATATTTAAGGGTCCATGACAtggattattattttaatatgtttcttgaggttcacttatgatgttaataaagttttttgcaCATATTTCCGGacaaacaattattttcaaCCCTCCTTCTGACTCACTGTCTGAAATTATCAGTTTTTAAGGTGTGGTTCTTTTAAGGCTTGTCTGTAAACAgccactgttatgattggctaacataATTTCATAGAAAACAGTATCAACGCCCACTCGCTCGTTTTGAAAACATCCATATAAAACCGCCATTTAAGGGACAAATCATTATGAGATCATTTACTTACTTTATACGgctgctgtcagatccaatCCTGGCAGCTACGTACATTATTCAACAAAAGTTAATTTCCAAACTCTCCATTgctcatttacaaaacaaaatgctccgaacaaacatataatcctccGTTCTGGATCTGGAacaccattaaaataaatcatccaCTTGTTTCCAGTGTTGTATTGAATTCTGTGACCCACCGAATTATGTGACCGTACTAGGTGCAGTATTGAGCTAATCCAAATTCCAATTTTATCTTAACCTACCATTATGTGTAATTCGGTGGGTCACAGAATGCGGTATAACACCGTCACTGGGATGCAAACAAGCTGTTTTAAACTGGACACATCAAAGAGAACATTCATTCACTCTTCCATTTGTCCTCTTGTCGACAGACTCAAGTATGCAAATGTCATCCGTTAAGGGTTGGTTTGATAATGTATAACTATTTGTcgatgtcttgctctggagTCAGTCATATGCAAATTAATTTGCCCACGTGACATCACAGATCCCGCAATATCAAAACAagtcatttttggagcttgataaaataaatgctttgtttataatgaggaggacTTTTCAAGCTATGAAACTTGCAAGATGTTTTAATTGTagagacctcttatatgtcaaaagatcaagacAAATTTGATTTCTTATGTAAAGaccactttaaaaaaaacaaattgaaaTGTGACATTGTTATTTGGGAACCCTGAATAAACATCATCTCTTTTTCCTCTCCCCTCTAGACTATCCCCATGGTGTCAAATTAACTTCAGCTATCCCGGGTGGTGAGCGTAAAGTTTTGATCGTGTTCACGGCACCTAGTCAACAGGACCGCACACGGTTTGTCAGTGATCTGAGGGAGAGCATTGCTGAGGTGCAGGAAATGGAGAAATACAGAGTGGAGTGTGAGTACAGCACCCTCTGCTGCTCTCATAAATCAACTACACTTTATTCTGGCCCTCTACTGGTGCATTACTACAACTACAACAATTACATTATGGATTTACAATGACCCGATCTAATGACTCACAGAGATAACACATaataaacaagacaaaaatagctCATTGTAAACAACTTGCTTTTAGGATGCTTACAGACAAATTATTTGATGCTGGAAACTGATGCCTGGTCAGGAAAAGGTGTTACTCCATACGTATACTGTCTTCTGATGATATTTGTTCTTTCTCCTCCTGCAGCTGAATTGGAAAAGCAGAAGGGAGTGATGCGGCCCAGCCTGCTCACCAACAGCATTATGGCAGGAGGAGTGGGTGGGGTCAAGAATGAAGTGGTGAATGGCACTATGGGAAGGCCTAGTCTGGATGACAACTATTCACCAGGAGAGGGCCTCAAACGCACTGCTCTCAGCTCCTCACTGAGGGACCTGTCTGAATCAGGTAAGACACTTTACTGTGATTGGCAGCCAATTTAATTATGATCATTTCATTCCATACTACATTAGGggcaaatataatatattaagggatagtttacccaaaaatgacaattctgtcataatttactcaccgtcatgttgCTCCAAACATGTATTACTTTCGTTCTcccgtggaacacaaaagaagatattttgaagaatgttagtAACTGAACAGTTTcggttcccattgacttccactgTATGGACATACATTGTATCATCATTctccaaaatatcttcttttgtgctcagcggaagaaagaaatgtatacatgtttggaatgacatggggtgagaattttcatttttggtgtactatccctttaaattacaatatgtaaacatacaaataacatatgaaatgttttttgtcaaaacaattcaaaaatcactggattctttttatttttcctcATTATATGCCCTTATTTTGGGATAATTATCCTTATTACGTAAGTcattttttggccaaattgtgatatctgcctttgaaatatgatctggGCAATTATGATATGAGGCTAACAATTATATGGTCCTATTTTAGGCTAAATTGTAATTTTGGGGTGAGATTGTTGGGTCAAGAATAATCTcacaattaagaaaaaaaaaaatttgcagaCACCAACAAGAAAGTAAAAATTCTGTTACCACTGACTGTCACTGTAatacactcattcattcactcactcacacacacaaacactgcagTTGTGACTGACATCTGCTAACTGGGTAACAGGGAAACGTGGTCGCAGAAACAGCGTTGGTTCCCTTGACAGTACAATGGAAGTAAGTCTGAGTGAAGCAGAGGTCTGTATCTTTAGCTTTAGTCCCCAAACCCAAACCACCCGCATGCCTGCCTGGAATCCCTCCAAAACTCGGCGCCATCCTGCATGTGTCCTTACCATAGACACAGAGCCATGTGTGTGCATCTTGTGTGACCATGTGTGGTCCGTGGAATGTTAATGTACACATGACTGAGGCGATGAATTGATAACATCAGTCATTGAGACTACCTGTGAAGGTTTGCAATCATTCGGGACGTTGctgaatattttataaaatttacTCTGGAACGGAAGACATCTTATTGACCCAGAATTAAATCTGCATGACATTGATATTCTATAGAAACATATGTATTTATGGACATATGGATCTCTAGTAATTATTGTATCCATTTGttgtgctcttttttttttgtggtttgtGTAGATGTTTGGTATTTGAAATGTTATGCATGGACTAGTGGTTGTATGATATCAGTTCtcttcatttttatataaagtCCTGCATTTTATTAAGTGTCCCTcataaatcaagtaaaatatacaataaaatagaCCCTTTTTTACTCTTTTAGTACACATACATAGTCTCATTGTACATTATTCATTAGTGCTTTATAAGTCAAACCTAAAAATGATGGTTTACAGATGAAACAGCGTTGATCACTGACAGCTTCTGTAATAGCCGGTCCAGCAATGAATGACAGCATTGGGTGCCACTTCCTGGTTCAGTGCAAAATTGATAATTGGCAATAGATATTGAAAAAGCAAtagaaaaaatgtgtttatcaATCACCTCATAATTCACAATAAGTGTTGATTGATTTGAGTCCAAATTAAACGACTCACCCTTCCTGAAGTCTTTCCAGTAAGACCTTAAGTGCGTCCCAATtcatgtacttatgcactattctatgacgtttttaagtacaaatagtgcgagtagtgcgttcacacagaaaattccaaaaagaaaaagtgcactttaaatatccagatgatgcactaaattaacagaaaaaaacaaagtgtggaatgttgtaATTACGTAGCGGAGAGGGAGGGGGTATCagatgttaaatgacaaaataaccttatacaattcatgcactacatggatgagtacatagtgcttaagtacatagtgtataagtgcatagtgcatCATTTGGGATGCAACTCTTGACTTTGATTACATGCCCACCAATAAAGTTGCAGCATCTTTTTAATCTCATTTGAATATTCTGTTTTACTCGTCTGATTACAGAAGTAGATTGGGTTACAAATGCTGtttcattttcaattttatGGCAGCTAAACAGATGTGGAAGCGTACGTTTTGACCATTACACAAAACAGAAATAATATGTTACCAATATAGCAACATTGGGATTATAAGCATTCGGGACACATAATAGATAGTTGGGcgcatgtgtttgtgtaattACATTCTGAATTATGATGCTGACAGAATGTTGTTTCATCACCCTAATCAACTCACCCCTGTTTTTCCTCCCCACCCAACAAAACCACCATTCTCTCTGTAtccttttgctatattttcctTCCTGCTCCTCTTTGCACACCCACTCTTCTCTCTCAAACCCTTGTTTTTGGCTTTGCCGTCCTCCTCTCTATCCTCCTTTCCCCCCACTCTCTTTGTCTTAGGGTTCCATCATTAGCAGTCCGCGGCCTCACCAGCGTTACCCAGTAGCCACTGTGCTCCCGGGATGCTATGGAGCAGAAGATTACCGGCCTCACCGCCCCATCCTGAGCCCCGgagtgggggtggggggtgggcCGGGGCAGCAACACACACCTGCAGTGACTGGCGCTGGGCCAGTCTCCAGCAGCACCGAGAGAGGAACGAGTGGAATGGGGACTGGGAGCAACAGCAACAACACCGGTTCTTTCCTGGGCTCCCTGTTTGGGGGCAAGCGATCCAAAGCGCCGGGCCCTATTATCCCCCCGGGGCCACCTTACCCCGCCCCTGTGGCCCCGCCGACTACAGGAGGGCCGCCGCCTCTGTCCCCGTCCTCGTTGTGCCCGGCGGAGGGCGGGGGACCTTCCAAGATCCAGGCCCTGCACGCCCAGTACTGCCACACTACCAGCAACAGTGTCAGTGGACAGCCTCCGCCCCCGTACTACCACCACCATCGCTTCCATACGCAGACCGTACCCTCGTCTGGACAGCAAGGCCTCCATACTCTTCAGCGGGTCACCTTACCTCGACGGCCACTCCCCAACCCCTCCGCGCACTCCCCGTACCAGCCGATCTCCCAGCATACTTTGCAGGGTCGCTACGGGAGCATGGGCAACATGGGCTCCGGCCACCCTCCCCCCCTTTCTCCTCACTCCCCACTCTCCCCTCATCCGCAGTTTGCGCTGTTCCACACTCAGCCCACACACTCGGCCAGAGGGGGCGGCATCAGCAAGCCCCCTCTCACACTGTCGCACTCGCAGCCGCACCCGCACGCACACTCCCACACCCACCCCGTGCACGTGCACACGCCGCACCCGGGGTCCCACCCCGTGCACCAACCTCACTTCGTGTTCGCCAGCCCCCCGCCTCCGCCCTTCCCTGCTCCCACTCAGCCGCCTCCAGTCTCCACGTCCGGCACTGTCCACCACGGGCCACCGGCCGGCCAGTATCTGCCCCAGTATCCTCCGTTGTCCTCCATTCCCCTCCCCCCCCCCACTCCCCTTTACCCCCCCTTCCTCCCCCCTTACCCCTCTTACGCCTCTCTCCCCTCTCCCCCCCCAGCACCAAGGTCCACCTTCCCAAGCCGGGGGTCAGCAAGGGCCCTCGCCGGCCCAGACTGGAGCCGTACCTGGGGGGACGGGCACAGTCGAACGCGCCAAATCCAAACCTACCAACCGGATCAGCACGGTAGTGTGAGCCGGGGGAAGTCGCGAGGCTGGGGGTCGCTGAAGGGTCCTTTGGTGGTCGGAGGGGGGACCTCCGCGAGGGTGGAAGAGGCGGGCAGGGCCAAATCTGATAATAATGCCAGTGGGAAAAAGAAACGCAGCCTGCTAAGACTCTGCTACTTTCACCTGCGCTTCCCACAAGTGTAATCGGAGGGACTTACCGAGGCAAAACTACGTTAACACACAAATGCCATACAGGTAGTTGGAGGCTCTCGGGTTGATTAGTGCTGTGGGATAACAATAAAGAGTAACAATTAGGACACTTTGCGTTCAGTTCAGCAGTTGTAGATGGGTTTGGCTTGACGGCCAGTTGACCTTTTGGCTTCTTCTTAAATTCCATACTCAGACAAGAAATAACCTATAAGCACATAAAAGGCACGTggacatgcacacacaaactcGAACATAAAATTGTCCACAGTCTTGTTTCAGTTGCGTATAGCCATTAAGTTAGGGTAAAATGGTTGTATTTTGCATTCATCATCGCAGACACTGGAGAAACTGAGTACCTTGCTTGACCTGTGAACCTGTTTAGGAAATGTGAAGACCAGAGTGCATACAAATAACAGTGTGCTGGACAGATCATAGCACAGTATGTTCAATGATTTCATACATTCCAGTAATCATGTTAAGCATTAGTCGCTAGCATTCGCAAGATGCAATAATCTTTTCACTAAATTGATGTCCAGCTTCTACTtgctaataattttaaatgctcCATTGCTCTTTTTGTACACATCTATAACATTGACATATATGAGTGTTAATAGAGATAAATCCAGAAAGCAAATATATTGGTATGATTGGTTGAAGTCAGTCAGTATTGGCCTGACCTCTTCCACTCATAAGACTAGACAGCTGTAAAAAGCCTTGTATGTGGATGTGCTGTTTGTAATCATCCTTGTCAGAATTATTAATGTGTATATAAAATTATAGGAAATTTTAtcacaaaataatatttcagtaaTGGTAAATATATATGAGTCAAATAATATATCAGTAACATTTTATCTATGAACTTAATATTCATAGCTACAGTTGCCATACCAATAATGTGTttcagaaaaagaaataaaaatgtatacacaAATGAGAAAACAAGTAAATTTcataatttgatattttaattttgttaaatcCAAAGTGTTATGCCTAAAATCTAAACGCTTATGGCAGCATTGTTTTTATTCTACATTATGTTACTTTGTCTTTAACCAGTTTGGTTTGACagtaaatttatttttgaagAAACCGGAAGGGCTTGAATGAATTTCAAAGGATGTTTACTCAcattacagtaaaaatcactgaGCCAATTGGTGTCCATTATCATCCATGTCTAAATTCTTAGCACATAAAGTTCCAGTAAATTTGTCAAGGCCCAGAATGTGAAAACAAAAGGCActttataaatgaatgttttctgaactgtattaaattaatatatctCCATAATCCACGAAACAAACAACATTACACTTTTTCCAGGTTAAGTATTTTTACCTATGAGGGCTAGTGACGTATGAAGGAAACATTCCATGAAAGATTGTTGCCAGTCTTCACATCTGAAATGTCTGTATTCATCGGGTCCTCGCATTAATACCGCCAACCATACTTTACCATGGTgtttttgattatattttatgCTGTTATATGAATGTTTGCTATGAATTTcaattttaatgaatataacTATTCTTCTTTTATGTTATGAAACTAAATTTGACAAAATACAATAGATACTTGTAAATAGGAAATGTTTTCTCATGCTTTGACATGAGTGTCAAGGgtgtgttttattgttattgatGATTTTTATGGACAAACACACTTGTCTTTACAAGTGTCCTTGAATGTTGGAGACTTTATTTGggtattatttaattattataattttttttttttttttaaacagaaattgTGTACCAGTCATGTTGTTTTTAATTCAGCTTTGTTGATTTTTGGTTTGGGCTAAAAGACAACCCATTTTGACAACATAGCACAATAACCttcctctttttttcctctgtatGGATAATGGAGGAGAAGAGGAAGATGGAGGAACCTATATAAATGAATTATCACATTAATACAAGGATTTCAGTTTACCTGTACAAGAAATCAAGGTAATTTAACCTTAAGTAAGGCCTTAGTGTAAGTACTGCTTGAAGTTTCTGTTTGTGCGGATGCTTAACGTGATCTCAAGTGCTGTTATATATTTCTGGACTGGGCTTAATGGAGATGCTCAGTATTATTTGTCTTGATGTGATGCTCAGTTATTGTGTGTAAGATATTTATGCCCTTTTGCTACCTTTTCAAAATGTCATCTCTTTCTATGTGCTCCTGCATATGCTATTTACATATGATCAgcactataaataaataataggaCAGTATGGTGGAAAATGAGgctccatttacatatattccATAGACAAATACCAAAATCGATGTGAGATGGGACAGaatataaagattaaaaaaatacataacttactaaaatgtactttatttcAAGATTGATTTCCATGCTCTTTTTCATGAACTGTCTGTCTTCCCGCTGTGAATTTTACTGCACGAGTATGTCTGTATTTACTGAGCTCTGTAACAAACTGTACATAGACTGTCACAGTATGATTTAATATTGACAGTGGAACAGGGAAAGTGTTAAAGGTTTATgtatgagagtgtgtgtgggtgtgtgaatgtgtatgGGGAGGTGGCATTAAGTGTAGATGATCattgcatatttattttgatccaagaaaattaattttatcTGTAAACTTAAGTGTGTATGTCAAAGCAGATTGAAGTGTAATTTTGAAAAAGGTATATGAATTCATCTTATTTGTGTACagataatatataaaattaagcaAATTCGGAGAGATGTGAATATTTATTGCCTAacattatgaataaaaatatataaagtgtcCTCACACAACTTCTTGTtgttgtgtctttttttttccatttcatatACTGGGACCCAGGAATAGACTTTTGTCCTCTATTTTAGTGATTTTCTCTGACATCATACATGTCATAGTTTTAAGTCTGGATGTCCTGTAAAGAGAAACCAAATTTTTAGAGGTTCTGCCATGACAACAAAAAACTTGTtggtctttaaatatgactgaaaaTCAAAATTAGCACTCTTATGGAAAATGatgatattttgtaattatcatttaaatagGATTATCAAATTGTTTGttataaatcaacatctcaggaaaatgttatggggtttataatcaaaatatgactttctgttatgAAACAGGACATTGAGTTCACATATGTCCTCTGTAGAGGACACCAGGAATCTTGTTTATCAGGCATTTTAGGAGACACAACAAGTGAATATGGAAagaatttatatattaatattcctattaattattagatattattatgaaaatgttgccaattattactctcattattacatttctttttcATTGCAAGTTGCTCCAAGagcacattaatatgcaaattagatacagtgtatagatgcattgtattgaatgggaaaacccatgaatgactattttacccacatattgcataaagtaaaatagcatatcaattaattccattatatctttcataacatagttaagaatcatctttatacaaagtttggtTAGAAAAAATCCTGAAGTCTAAAAATTTATTggtgatttaaaaacaaaatatcccattgtttttgcctatacatgtcattttatttattttcttttttttctccatttgtttaaacaatgtaatgacatgaaaaaatactaaattcaaaaaaactttttttctgggTCTCAGGAGGATATTTTGATTAAGGTTGccatataatacatttaaactGCATAAtctttaaaggaataattcacccaaaaaatttaaattgttgTTTGGTGCCTGTaagactttcttctgtgaaacacaaatgcAGAATGCTAAAGGATTGACAGCCtcagtcaccattcactttcattgccTCTTTCTCCATAAAATGAAAGCAAATAGTGACTGAGAGtgcaacgacatgagggtgagtaaattatgacagatttttatttttgggtgaactatccctttaagagttgaTAAATATAAGCAAAGGACTTGTTCTATTAAACATTCAATCATTTTATTGTTgtgtaaattacatttcaacAGTTCTAATCCTATTTCCGTtgatatatttaagttttagaTGAGTAAATATTGTACAGACCTGATCTTACATGGATATCTTACATAAATATTTACCAAAACAGTAAAAAAGAAATTGTGCAAAACCcatttaatattcatattgTGAATAACCtaattaatattacatattaatattctattcatattattattaatattgtcattattgttattggTTATTAAAGTATACTACAGACATGTACATAATGTAGACAAGAAATAGGAGGAAAAAAATATGTAGTTTGAGTAATAAACATAATTTGGATTATGTAACGTTACTATCTGATTCAACTGATTGTATTATGTATTATGGGAAACCGAAAAAATTCCCAACCCACAAACTAAAGTAAAACTCAACCCAACCCACATactagtaaatgatgacataatttacTTCCCTTTAAATGGATGAGTTATGTTGATGATTTGCCACTAGTTGTCGCTATCCAATTTGTTTTTAGCACACATCGCTTGACCTCTTCTGCGCAAATTTTACTCACTGGAACTACTTCTCCAAGAAAGAGGTGAAATATCACTCCGCGTCACGTCCGCTCTTCTACCTGCATCACTTGTACACCACACAACTATTCACAATTcgaattatataatttatagtcCACTTTTAAGGTACGTGTGAAATCATCAGGCATTTGCCGTTATATCCAGCACGATCATTTACGTCTAACTGCATTAAATCGGACGAGTCCAACGGACTAGTTTACATGTAACTAGAAGCGTGGAGGGATGAGACCGTGCTCGCATCCAGTCAAGTGCGTGTTTTCCCAACTGAGATCAATGGATCTTTAGAGAGTTGTGCTTAGGTCGTGATGAAACCAAGATGGCGTGTAGTTTAGACAGGATGAACGGTGGATAGGTGACGAGGAAAGAAAACATTGGAAACAACGTGTATTTTGTGCACGCGCTCGAAACGGTAATTATAAAGAAAACGTCAACTTACACGGGACGTTCAGGAGTCAGTAGAAAAGAAGATCTCCGCGATCATCATCCCTCTAAACCGACCgagagagtgtgtatgtgagtgttatgtgtgtgtgtgctgggaTGGGCTGATCGAGGAGGCCGCAGAGCCACTGCCACCCAGAGACTGACCCTCTACCGAACAATAGACCCCGTGATCATCATCATACAAGACCCCGAAAGACACAAATAATAAAACTCACCGGCTCAGGCGACACCGAAGAATAAGAAGAACTCAgagaaagtgcaaaaaaaatgtaagacTGTGGTGTTCAAATTCAACCTGCACTGATGGCTAAATTTATATTGATTTAGCGCAAGTGTTTATGTTTTACCTGGTATAGACAATCAGATGATCCATTTTAATGTCACACATCATATACCTGCGACCCAAGACAGCTAAAGTATCTTCACCTGGTGTGCGTTTCCACAACTCAGCCATTCCTTGGGATTGAGTGCTTATGTTTGGCCCTGCCACTGGATTTATAATCTATTTAAGTCTTCGTACTGTGGGACATGTTGTGGTTCGTTATACCGTTAACGTCAAATTAATCGTTTGTTGGATTTGTCGTGGGTCCGCTGACACTCGGATGGTGAGGCTTTATTGTTTTGATCATTAGCCGAACAGCTAACCAGCTACTTGTATAAAAGTGCTTTCTACGCAAATCCCAAGTGCACATAATGTTCACGTATAAGTCTTAAAAGTGTCTATTCACCACATTCTTGTTCCGCTTACTTTTAACAGTGAATATAAACGCTTTTCTCGAGTCTCACGCGAGTTGAGGCCGGTTAGCAGGCTAAAGCTACAGGAAATTTGGGATTATGACTCTGTCTCAAACCCTGGTGAGCTGTGTACACTAGAAAGCAGTTTTCACCGTTATGTGTGccctttttaatgtgtttttgtctaaTTCTAATGTCTTTTGTCTAGGTAGAGACAGCTAACTGGGTTTTGAGAGCCACTGCcaccattattttatttataactaaCGTTAGGCGTCTGTCACGCCATTGTCAAATACATCTATCTGATTTAATAGCTAAACTTTATATAATCTGAATCAAATATCATTTGAGCGTGACAGGTCGAaatactgttgttgtttttaactttatatgttcatattcatttattatgaTTAATCCGTTAAAACGAGAAGTTAATGTCGTCATTATTAGCTTGGGAAATGAAGTGTGAAACGTTTTTGTCACGTGGTGCGTTTTTGTTGTCGTTTTCATA of the Megalobrama amblycephala isolate DHTTF-2021 linkage group LG12, ASM1881202v1, whole genome shotgun sequence genome contains:
- the iqsec2b gene encoding IQ motif and SEC7 domain-containing protein 1 isoform X4, with amino-acid sequence MCEEETQSSASRPFSDSSSSKSPYTYSSDRYRDNSCGPPGPRVPFVPPPSPASLAWAQRTRNQPASLALRKQEEEENKRCKALSDSYELSTDLQDKKVEMLEKKYGGYFVSRRAARTIQTAFRQYRMNKNFERLRSSASESRMTRRIILSNMRLQYSFDDRQPQPPTPTHYSHSPGMGPPHSPTTEPSSPSRPEYTHLEDSFSKQVKSLADSIDDALTCRPRRDDSQEGIGDGSGVVDDFGECIWSSNSHASLRRGLGDRDRGGTGGLSMHEDSTATSYSDVTLYMDDGLPSSPLSLDRAPSSTDTEFWGGVGSGVGGREDSRDTEGGGSSNSRRSTPCTECRDYRLRGGHLPLLTIEPPSDSSVDMSDRSDRGSLSRQLVYEQDSVGGSPQGTLKHNPNARSASSTAAQGQTRPASRSIPSHIPHHMAHHHHHHHHHHHQYPDTPSSSSSPQQPPATPLSSSSSAPLPPGGLEQQCCSDGDNDSLNSTTNSNETINCSSGSSSRDSLREPLPPLGKQTYQRESRHSWDSPAFNNDVVQRRQYRIGLNLFNKKPEKGIQYLIEKGFVSDTPVGIARFILERKGLSRQMIGEFLGNRQKQFNKDVLDCVVDEMDFSGMDLDDALRKFQAQIKVQGEAQKVERLIEAFSQRYCVCNPALVRQFQNPDTIFILAFAIILLNTDMYSPNIKAERKMKLDDFIKNLRGVDNGQDIPRDLLVGIYQRIQKWELRTNDDHVSQVQAVERVIVGKKPVLSLPHRRLVCCCQLYEVPDTNRPQRSGVHQREVFLFNDLLVVTKIFQKKKTSVTYSFRQSFPLVEMQVHMFQNSYYPHGVKLTSAIPGGERKVLIVFTAPSQQDRTRFVSDLRESIAEVQEMEKYRVESELEKQKGVMRPSLLTNSIMAGGVGGVKNEVVNGTMGRPSLDDNYSPGEGLKRTALSSSLRDLSESGKRGRRNSVGSLDSTMEVSLSEAEGSIISSPRPHQRYPVATVLPGCYGAEDYRPHRPILSPGVGVGGGPGQQHTPAVTGAGPVSSSTERGTSGMGTGSNSNNTGSFLGSLFGGKRSKAPGPIIPPGPPYPAPVAPPTTGGPPPLSPSSLCPAEGGGPSKIQALHAQYCHTTSNSVSGQPPPPYYHHHRFHTQTVPSSGQQGLHTLQRVTLPRRPLPNPSAHSPYQPISQHTLQGRYGSMGNMGSGHPPPLSPHSPLSPHPQFALFHTQPTHSARGGGISKPPLTLSHSQPHPHAHSHTHPVHVHTPHPGSHPVHQPHFVFASPPPPPFPAPTQPPPVSTSGTVHHGPPAGQYLPQYPPLSSIPLPPPTPLYPPFLPPYPSYASLPSPPPAPRSTFPSRGSARALAGPDWSRTWGDGHSRTRQIQTYQPDQHGSVSRGKSRGWGSLKGPLVVGGGTSARVEEAGRAKSDNNASGKKKRSLLRLCYFHLRFPQV